From a region of the Myxococcus fulvus genome:
- a CDS encoding type I polyketide synthase: MESLEPTSDTGSAVAIIGMAGRFPGCADIASFWRALKAGTETLTFFSDEELRARGVPPASLASPHYVRAKGVLAGAELFDAAFFGFSPREAELTDPQQRVFLEVAWSALEHAGYTSDTHAGTVGVYAGAGWPSYLLFNLATHPHLLGPETGHQVLLGNDKDNLATRVSFKLNLKGPSLTLQTGCSTSLVATAVAHQALLTYQCDLALAGGVSITVPQTGYLHQPGSIFSPDGHCRAFDARAQGTVIGNGAAVVVLKRLEDALADGDSIYAVIKSAVINNDGATKAGYTAPSIDGQAAAIMEAHASAGVDARSITYVEAHGTGTTVGDPIEVTALTQAFRASTEATSFCALGSVKTNVGHLDAAAGVTGLIKTALALQHGQLPPSLHFETPNPRIDFASTPFFVNTALTEWKPQGFPRRAGVSSFGLGGTNAHAILEEPPTTARTKPVAGPRLLVLSAKTSEALEQATTNLAHHLDTHPELELADVAYTLQVGRKPFAHRRVLVCHDLADAASALGTRGAQRVRTRHTESPTRGVAFLFSGQGSQHVGMARELHRTEPTFREHADRCFDLLRSRHGVDLQALLYPPDSQRELAAEKLKRTQNAQPALFVIEYALARMWMGWGLRMDAAIGHSLGEYVAATLAGVFSLEDALALVVARGRLMQALPPGAMLAVPLSEQELTPLLEGTRLGLAAVNAPSSCVVSGTTEAIAALRQQLDSRGLGGNLLETSHAFHSEMMEPVLAPFAEQLRRLRLDAPRTPIVSNLTGTWLTASQATDPDYWVQHLRCTVRFSAGIGVLLEDRQRALLEVGPGRTLSQLVRKHPGRAPAQAVFSSLPHPREQTSDLSFVLETLGQLWMEGLSVDWPRAQRDARPRRVPLPTYPFERQRYWIDPARAETAEAPTLADALWQPMLEAARAQAEGELAGFDASSHQLDKHSLDAACTAYMNLTLRALGAFPDSSAAYKREELLGQCRVIARYEQLFSWWLRLLVEAGQLEQDPTGRYRSLRPCSPETVQSLVRDAETRWARTPQVVELIRRCGDALKDVLRGEQSPTELFASILEGSAEKAQTEFGLKTYYRGILRAGVERLVRQLGPTTKLRVLEIGGGTGIATTELLPILPRERTEYTFTDVAPLFLSQAKRKFSAWPFLKYVPLDIERAPETQGIPQESFDVIVAVNVLHATRNLRTTLAHVRSLLAPGGLLLLGELTEPTPDFAITYSLMMNPVEDPERDQGNPFFTPAQWSAVLGASGFSRTAAAPDVEVLGQHALLAQASSSPLSGQPVAPAFTESTRLAGGTEPRAGSGLTKKTDVGDWFYVPSWKRVPRHEPSALGDAGHWLLFVDELGVGDALAERLGNAVITVRSGTRFHQDGPNRFTIDPKAPADYDALLGALQVQGITPSRMVHLWSVTGSEHATVGLAAVERARVLGLDSLLLLAKTLGTRGVTEALRLWVVSNDLHEVHGDEVAPEKALLLAPCKVIPLEYPNIQCTSVDLVVPARAGRETPVTQLLEELQATSSDAIVAYRGPHRWVRTLEPIRLEAPPEPPTVLRKHGVYLLTGGLGKVGLTLAEYLARSVQAKLVLTQRSPFPDPREWDAWLSAHPKEDPTHRHILALRELVKLGAEVLVLRADVADAEQMRTALSRATERFGPIQGVIHSAGVLGDGAIQQKSSEELSRVLAPKVLGTLVLHDLFADAPLDFFLLFSSLSAIEPGFGQVAYSAANNFLDAFVHGRMARAHHRVACISWDVWRGEGMAYDARTPLVLQKMKEEDFDQRGILRHEGVEVFRRVLGSRLPHVLVSTSDYLQVLKTRGRDLSELYLEALGGTSLHARPKLGNSYERPRGETEESLAPLWQELLGIGGIGATDDFFELGGDSLIGTQLISRVNRSFGVKLSTKSIYTHPTLRGMSTAIDEALIGTVSADKLAEILRKLDGDK, encoded by the coding sequence GTGGAGTCACTCGAGCCCACCAGCGACACCGGGTCCGCGGTCGCCATCATCGGCATGGCGGGGCGGTTCCCGGGTTGCGCGGACATCGCTTCGTTCTGGCGCGCGCTGAAGGCGGGCACGGAGACGCTCACGTTCTTCTCCGACGAGGAGCTGCGCGCCCGCGGTGTCCCGCCCGCATCGCTGGCCTCGCCGCACTATGTGCGGGCGAAGGGGGTGCTCGCCGGCGCGGAGCTGTTCGACGCGGCGTTCTTCGGCTTCAGTCCCCGCGAGGCCGAGCTGACGGACCCGCAGCAACGGGTGTTCCTGGAGGTTGCGTGGTCGGCGCTGGAGCACGCGGGCTACACCTCGGACACCCACGCGGGCACCGTGGGCGTGTACGCGGGCGCGGGCTGGCCCAGCTACCTGCTGTTCAACCTCGCCACGCATCCCCACCTGCTCGGCCCGGAGACGGGGCACCAGGTCCTGCTGGGCAACGACAAGGACAACCTGGCGACGCGGGTCTCCTTCAAGCTGAACCTCAAGGGGCCCAGCCTCACGCTGCAGACGGGCTGCTCGACGTCGCTGGTGGCCACGGCGGTGGCCCATCAGGCGCTGCTCACGTACCAGTGTGACCTGGCGCTGGCGGGCGGCGTCTCCATCACCGTTCCGCAGACGGGCTACCTGCACCAGCCCGGCAGCATCTTCTCTCCGGACGGACACTGTCGCGCCTTCGACGCGCGGGCCCAGGGCACCGTCATCGGGAACGGCGCGGCGGTCGTCGTCCTCAAGCGACTGGAGGACGCGCTCGCGGATGGGGACAGCATCTACGCGGTCATCAAGTCCGCGGTCATCAACAACGATGGCGCGACGAAGGCGGGCTACACGGCGCCGAGCATCGACGGGCAGGCGGCCGCCATCATGGAGGCCCACGCGTCCGCGGGGGTCGACGCGCGGAGCATCACCTACGTGGAGGCGCACGGCACGGGCACCACCGTCGGAGACCCCATCGAAGTCACGGCGTTGACGCAGGCGTTCCGCGCCAGCACGGAGGCCACGTCGTTCTGCGCGCTCGGCTCGGTGAAGACGAACGTCGGGCACCTGGACGCGGCGGCGGGTGTCACCGGGCTCATCAAGACCGCCCTCGCCCTCCAGCATGGGCAGCTGCCGCCGAGCCTGCACTTCGAGACGCCCAACCCGCGCATCGACTTCGCCAGCACGCCCTTCTTCGTCAACACCGCGCTCACCGAGTGGAAGCCCCAGGGGTTCCCCCGGCGCGCCGGCGTCAGCTCCTTCGGGCTGGGGGGCACGAATGCCCATGCCATCCTGGAGGAGCCGCCCACCACCGCGCGCACGAAGCCCGTCGCGGGGCCGCGGCTGCTCGTGCTCTCCGCGAAGACGAGCGAGGCGCTGGAGCAGGCGACGACGAACCTGGCCCACCACCTGGACACGCACCCGGAGCTGGAGCTCGCGGACGTGGCCTACACGCTCCAGGTCGGACGCAAGCCCTTCGCGCACCGCCGCGTGTTGGTGTGCCACGACCTCGCTGACGCGGCGTCCGCGCTAGGCACGCGTGGCGCACAGCGCGTGCGCACCCGGCACACGGAGTCTCCGACCCGGGGCGTCGCGTTCCTCTTCAGCGGACAAGGCAGCCAGCACGTCGGCATGGCGCGCGAGCTCCATCGGACGGAGCCGACGTTCCGGGAGCACGCGGACCGGTGCTTCGACCTGCTCCGGAGTCGCCATGGGGTGGACCTCCAGGCCCTGCTCTATCCGCCGGACTCCCAGCGCGAGCTCGCGGCCGAGAAGCTGAAGCGCACACAGAACGCCCAGCCCGCGCTCTTCGTCATCGAGTACGCCCTCGCGCGGATGTGGATGGGCTGGGGCCTGCGGATGGACGCGGCCATCGGCCACAGCCTGGGGGAGTACGTCGCCGCGACGCTGGCGGGCGTGTTCTCGCTGGAGGACGCGCTGGCGCTGGTTGTGGCTCGGGGGCGGCTGATGCAGGCACTCCCGCCTGGCGCCATGCTCGCCGTCCCGCTTTCGGAGCAGGAGCTGACACCGCTCCTCGAGGGGACACGTCTCGGCCTGGCCGCCGTCAACGCGCCCTCGTCCTGCGTCGTCTCGGGGACGACGGAAGCCATCGCGGCGCTGCGACAGCAGCTCGATTCACGGGGGCTCGGCGGCAACCTGCTGGAGACCTCGCACGCGTTCCACTCGGAGATGATGGAGCCGGTGCTGGCGCCGTTCGCGGAGCAGCTCCGACGCCTGCGTCTGGACGCGCCCCGGACGCCCATCGTCTCGAACCTCACGGGAACGTGGCTGACGGCCTCCCAGGCGACGGACCCCGACTACTGGGTCCAGCACCTGAGGTGCACGGTGCGCTTCTCGGCGGGCATCGGCGTGTTGCTCGAGGACCGTCAGCGAGCGCTCCTCGAGGTCGGCCCTGGCAGGACGTTGAGCCAGCTCGTCAGGAAGCATCCCGGTCGCGCGCCCGCGCAGGCGGTGTTCTCGTCCCTGCCTCATCCGCGAGAGCAGACGTCGGACCTCTCGTTCGTGCTCGAGACGCTCGGGCAGCTCTGGATGGAAGGGCTCTCGGTGGACTGGCCCAGGGCGCAGCGGGACGCGCGTCCGCGCCGTGTCCCCTTGCCGACGTATCCCTTCGAGCGTCAGCGCTATTGGATCGACCCGGCTCGCGCGGAGACCGCCGAGGCGCCCACGCTCGCCGACGCGCTCTGGCAGCCCATGCTGGAGGCAGCGCGTGCCCAGGCGGAGGGAGAGCTCGCGGGCTTCGATGCCTCCTCGCATCAGCTCGACAAGCACAGCCTGGACGCGGCCTGCACCGCGTACATGAACCTGACGCTTCGCGCCCTGGGGGCCTTCCCCGATTCGAGCGCGGCGTACAAGCGCGAGGAGCTGCTCGGACAGTGTCGGGTCATCGCCCGGTACGAACAGCTCTTCTCGTGGTGGCTGCGACTGCTCGTGGAGGCAGGGCAGCTCGAGCAGGACCCGACGGGGCGCTATCGGTCGCTGCGCCCGTGTTCACCCGAAACGGTGCAGTCGCTGGTGCGGGACGCGGAGACGCGTTGGGCGAGGACGCCGCAGGTGGTGGAGCTCATCCGCCGGTGTGGTGACGCACTGAAGGACGTGCTGCGCGGCGAGCAGTCACCGACGGAGCTCTTCGCCTCCATCCTGGAGGGCTCGGCCGAGAAGGCGCAGACGGAGTTCGGGCTGAAGACGTACTACCGCGGCATCCTGCGCGCCGGAGTCGAGCGACTGGTGCGGCAGCTCGGGCCCACCACGAAGCTCCGGGTGCTGGAGATTGGCGGCGGCACGGGCATCGCGACGACGGAGCTGCTCCCCATCCTGCCGCGCGAGCGCACCGAGTACACGTTCACCGACGTGGCGCCGCTGTTCCTGTCCCAGGCGAAGCGGAAGTTCAGCGCCTGGCCGTTCCTGAAGTACGTCCCGCTGGACATCGAGCGCGCACCCGAGACGCAGGGGATTCCCCAGGAGTCGTTCGACGTCATCGTCGCCGTCAACGTGCTCCACGCGACGCGCAACCTGCGCACCACGCTCGCGCACGTGCGCTCGCTCCTCGCGCCCGGGGGACTGCTGCTCCTGGGCGAGCTGACCGAGCCCACGCCGGACTTCGCCATCACCTACAGCCTGATGATGAATCCGGTCGAGGACCCGGAGCGAGACCAGGGCAACCCCTTCTTCACGCCCGCGCAGTGGAGCGCGGTCCTCGGGGCCAGCGGGTTCAGTCGGACCGCGGCCGCGCCTGACGTGGAGGTCCTCGGACAACACGCGCTCCTCGCCCAGGCCTCTTCGTCACCGCTCTCGGGACAGCCTGTGGCGCCGGCCTTCACCGAGTCGACACGGCTCGCGGGCGGCACGGAGCCTCGCGCGGGCTCGGGGCTCACGAAGAAGACCGACGTGGGCGACTGGTTCTACGTGCCCTCGTGGAAGCGGGTGCCGCGTCATGAGCCGTCGGCCCTGGGTGATGCCGGGCACTGGCTGCTCTTCGTCGACGAGCTGGGCGTGGGCGACGCGCTGGCGGAGCGACTGGGGAACGCCGTCATCACGGTGCGGTCCGGCACCAGGTTCCACCAGGACGGGCCGAATCGGTTCACCATCGACCCGAAGGCACCCGCCGACTACGACGCGCTCCTCGGCGCGCTCCAGGTCCAGGGAATCACTCCGAGCAGGATGGTGCACCTCTGGAGCGTCACGGGCTCCGAGCACGCCACGGTGGGCCTCGCGGCGGTCGAGCGGGCGCGAGTGCTCGGACTCGACAGCCTGCTCCTGCTGGCGAAGACCCTGGGCACGCGAGGCGTCACGGAAGCGCTCCGGCTCTGGGTCGTGTCCAACGACCTGCATGAGGTCCATGGCGACGAGGTGGCCCCGGAGAAGGCCTTGCTGCTCGCGCCGTGCAAGGTCATCCCGCTGGAGTACCCGAACATCCAGTGCACCAGCGTGGACCTCGTGGTGCCGGCCCGCGCGGGACGAGAAACCCCGGTGACGCAGCTCCTGGAGGAGCTCCAGGCCACGTCATCGGACGCCATCGTCGCGTATCGAGGCCCCCATCGTTGGGTGCGCACGCTCGAGCCCATCCGACTGGAAGCGCCACCGGAGCCCCCGACGGTGCTGCGAAAGCACGGCGTCTACCTGCTCACCGGTGGCCTGGGGAAGGTGGGCCTCACGCTGGCCGAGTACCTGGCGCGCTCCGTCCAAGCGAAGCTCGTGCTGACGCAGCGCTCCCCGTTCCCGGACCCGAGGGAGTGGGACGCGTGGCTGTCCGCGCATCCCAAGGAGGACCCGACCCACCGTCACATCCTCGCGCTGCGCGAGCTGGTGAAGCTGGGCGCCGAGGTCCTCGTCCTCCGCGCGGACGTCGCCGACGCCGAGCAGATGCGGACGGCGCTCTCACGCGCCACCGAGCGCTTCGGTCCCATCCAGGGCGTCATCCACTCGGCCGGCGTGCTCGGTGACGGCGCCATCCAGCAGAAGTCGTCCGAAGAGCTTTCGCGTGTGCTCGCGCCGAAGGTGCTGGGAACACTGGTCCTGCACGACCTCTTCGCGGACGCGCCGCTCGACTTCTTCCTCCTCTTCTCGTCGCTCTCCGCCATCGAGCCGGGGTTCGGACAGGTCGCGTACTCGGCGGCGAACAACTTCCTCGACGCGTTCGTCCACGGCCGGATGGCGCGCGCGCACCATCGCGTGGCGTGCATCAGCTGGGACGTGTGGCGGGGCGAGGGCATGGCCTACGACGCGCGTACGCCCCTCGTCCTCCAGAAGATGAAGGAGGAGGACTTCGACCAGCGCGGCATCCTGCGCCACGAGGGAGTCGAGGTCTTCCGACGGGTCCTGGGGTCCAGGCTCCCGCACGTGCTCGTCTCCACGTCCGACTACCTCCAGGTGTTGAAGACCCGCGGACGAGACCTCTCCGAGCTCTACCTGGAGGCCCTTGGCGGAACGTCCCTGCACGCGCGACCGAAGCTGGGCAACAGCTACGAGCGTCCACGAGGCGAGACCGAGGAGTCGCTCGCTCCGTTGTGGCAGGAGCTGCTCGGCATCGGCGGCATCGGCGCGACCGACGACTTCTTCGAGCTGGGCGGGGACTCGCTCATCGGCACGCAGCTCATCTCCCGGGTCAACAGGAGCTTCGGCGTCAAGCTGTCCACGAAGAGCATCTACACGCACCCCACCCTCCGAGGCATGTCGACGGCCATCGACGAGGCGCTCATTGGAACGGTGAGCGCGGACAAGCTCGCTGAAATCCTGAGGAAGCTCGATGGCGACAAGTGA
- a CDS encoding TauD/TfdA dioxygenase family protein: MTLRIEPFGSGSGRLVHREGPDDILQLPADEITALFKSAGLVIFRGFTTSPQVMHDFAGRFSTRFNRDRLRPVVAGSDGYVQMVTEGMGYVEPHAEQANSPFRPDALWFCCSVPAAEGGETLAWDGVRLWEKLRPELKQLFRNKKLRFFQRYSNDKWQRFMGNGATLADVQTTLDGIEGVSYYVSPDDSIYLEYVCPAVVKTRYGGQDAFANSLLSERKNTLGDLMSFDDGSAISDDIVSEVQEAMKELEDAIAWHPGDLAFIDNSRYLHGRNAYTDTRRKIFSSLSFLNF; encoded by the coding sequence GTGACGCTCAGAATCGAACCGTTTGGAAGCGGCAGTGGCCGGCTCGTCCACCGGGAGGGTCCGGACGACATCCTCCAACTGCCCGCGGACGAAATCACCGCGCTCTTCAAGTCCGCGGGCCTGGTCATCTTCCGGGGCTTCACCACCAGCCCGCAGGTGATGCATGACTTCGCGGGTCGCTTCAGCACGCGCTTCAACCGGGACCGCTTGCGCCCCGTCGTCGCCGGGAGCGACGGCTACGTGCAGATGGTGACCGAGGGCATGGGCTACGTGGAGCCCCACGCCGAGCAGGCCAACTCCCCCTTCCGCCCGGACGCGCTCTGGTTCTGCTGCAGCGTCCCCGCCGCGGAGGGCGGAGAGACGCTCGCCTGGGACGGGGTCCGCCTCTGGGAGAAGCTCCGCCCGGAGCTCAAGCAGCTCTTCCGGAACAAGAAGCTGCGATTCTTCCAGCGATACTCCAACGACAAATGGCAGCGCTTCATGGGGAATGGCGCCACCCTGGCCGACGTTCAGACCACCTTGGATGGAATTGAGGGTGTCTCCTATTACGTCAGCCCAGACGATTCCATCTACCTCGAATATGTCTGTCCCGCGGTGGTGAAGACCCGTTACGGAGGGCAGGACGCGTTCGCCAACAGTCTGTTGTCAGAGCGAAAGAATACACTGGGGGACCTGATGTCTTTCGATGACGGCTCGGCCATCTCGGACGACATCGTCTCCGAGGTCCAGGAGGCGATGAAGGAGCTGGAGGACGCCATCGCCTGGCACCCGGGGGATTTGGCGTTCATCGACAACTCCCGCTACCTGCATGGTCGCAATGCCTACACGGACACGCGACGGAAGATCTTCTCCAGCCTCAGCTTCCTCAACTTCTAG
- a CDS encoding RiPP maturation radical SAM C-methyltransferase: MRIGLVALPWSLHRHPSSAMGALSAYLRQQEPTVEVECRSAYLEVASEIGLAFYDLISQNSYEVGEMLYTPCLFPQQKQRVREFFVKRMEATGEALTGPGAIVSAAHFGEAPTWEGVFDTLTARLEGHLDRLADALAGRFDVVGLTTCFGQLFANLSLCQRIKQRSPATKTLLGGSTISNQVGPSLLKEFDFLDYIIQGEGEQPLLALVRQLREGQTEMRGTKGVISRATAGELAGGAQLWEVPNINALPLPDYDEYARKAEEGNLLWFLTIEGSRGCWWDRAKRTGNPKATCFFCNLNVQWNGYREKSAERVVTDILALNGRYQTNVLFFLDNIIRAKGIEEFADRVIDTGKDFVIFYEMRASVRPYELLRLWEAGVRYVQFGIEGLSNSYLKRIGKGTSVIANLQAMKVCHELGILNSANLLTDFPGARQEEVEETTQTILDYAQLYTPLNPNRFWLGRGATIDTLSQEYGLSNIRNADFYKVGLPEEVYRRISLLDLSYDSPSTPTDWSSVYDACRKWGRAYAAAKETQYRHLLTYLDSGDSMRLYDTRSGMLNNIVLRGLERDIYMACMEIQRWEDLREEFIETGRASQDEVAAILGRFVEQRIVYQEGSRLEGSRFLALAPAYTAEMATRRIRRAHEAAQLRRKKGTAAPRQEQPVALAESA; the protein is encoded by the coding sequence ATGCGAATCGGTCTCGTTGCACTCCCCTGGTCGCTCCATCGGCATCCCTCCTCGGCGATGGGGGCGCTGTCCGCGTACCTGCGTCAGCAGGAGCCGACGGTGGAGGTGGAGTGCCGCTCCGCCTATCTCGAGGTGGCGAGCGAGATAGGCCTGGCGTTCTACGACCTCATCTCCCAGAACTCGTATGAGGTCGGAGAGATGCTGTACACGCCCTGTCTGTTCCCGCAACAGAAGCAACGGGTGCGTGAATTCTTCGTCAAGCGGATGGAGGCGACAGGAGAGGCATTGACGGGGCCCGGCGCCATCGTGTCCGCGGCGCACTTCGGGGAGGCGCCGACGTGGGAAGGAGTCTTCGACACGCTCACCGCGCGGCTGGAGGGGCACCTGGACCGGCTGGCGGACGCGCTGGCGGGGCGCTTCGACGTGGTGGGGCTCACCACCTGCTTCGGCCAGCTCTTCGCGAACCTCTCGCTCTGTCAGCGCATCAAGCAGCGCTCGCCCGCCACGAAGACGTTGCTGGGGGGCTCGACCATCTCCAACCAGGTGGGGCCGTCGCTGCTGAAGGAGTTCGACTTCCTCGACTACATCATCCAGGGGGAAGGGGAGCAGCCGCTGCTCGCGCTGGTGCGTCAGCTGCGCGAGGGGCAGACGGAGATGCGGGGCACCAAGGGGGTCATCTCGCGGGCCACGGCGGGGGAGCTCGCGGGCGGCGCGCAGCTGTGGGAGGTGCCCAACATCAACGCGCTCCCGCTGCCGGACTACGACGAGTATGCGCGCAAGGCGGAGGAGGGGAACCTCCTGTGGTTCCTCACCATCGAAGGCTCGCGGGGCTGTTGGTGGGACCGGGCCAAGCGCACGGGGAACCCGAAGGCGACGTGCTTCTTCTGCAACCTGAACGTGCAGTGGAATGGCTACCGCGAGAAGAGCGCGGAGCGCGTGGTGACGGACATCCTGGCGCTGAACGGGCGCTACCAGACGAACGTGCTCTTCTTCCTGGACAACATCATCCGCGCCAAGGGCATCGAGGAGTTCGCGGACCGGGTCATCGACACCGGGAAGGACTTCGTCATCTTCTATGAAATGCGCGCGAGCGTCCGGCCCTACGAGCTCTTGCGGCTCTGGGAGGCGGGCGTGCGCTACGTGCAGTTCGGCATCGAGGGGCTGTCCAACTCGTACCTGAAGCGGATTGGCAAGGGGACGTCGGTCATCGCCAACCTGCAGGCGATGAAGGTCTGCCACGAGCTGGGCATCCTCAACAGCGCGAATCTGTTGACGGACTTCCCGGGCGCGCGGCAGGAGGAGGTGGAGGAGACGACGCAGACGATTCTGGACTACGCGCAGCTCTACACCCCGCTGAACCCGAACCGTTTCTGGCTGGGGCGGGGCGCGACGATCGACACGCTGAGCCAGGAGTACGGCCTGTCGAACATCCGCAACGCGGACTTCTACAAGGTGGGGCTGCCGGAGGAGGTCTATCGGCGCATCTCGCTGCTCGACCTCTCGTATGACAGCCCGAGCACGCCTACGGACTGGAGCAGCGTCTACGACGCGTGCCGGAAGTGGGGACGGGCCTACGCGGCGGCGAAGGAGACGCAGTACCGGCACCTGCTGACGTACCTGGACAGCGGCGACTCGATGCGGCTCTACGACACTCGCAGCGGGATGCTGAACAACATCGTGCTGCGGGGGCTGGAGCGGGACATCTACATGGCCTGCATGGAGATCCAACGCTGGGAGGACCTCCGCGAGGAGTTCATCGAGACCGGGCGCGCGAGTCAGGACGAGGTCGCGGCGATCCTCGGGCGCTTCGTCGAGCAGCGCATCGTGTACCAGGAGGGGAGCCGGCTGGAGGGCAGTCGCTTCCTGGCGCTCGCGCCCGCGTACACCGCGGAGATGGCCACCCGCCGCATCCGCCGGGCCCACGAGGCCGCGCAGCTGCGCCGCAAGAAGGGGACCGCCGCGCCTCGACAGGAGCAGCCCGTTGCCCTCGCCGAGAGCGCGTGA
- a CDS encoding methyltransferase: protein MPRPPRTAPPSKGPAPTVAPASPLPPGAPFTWRSESDEPSPARLHPVDDRLSADTALKRVRRGEFLLYSGDFHNAKQLLGALGRRLERASNARTPLEAFRAERRARQLEHETLSRIVVSLDRDYRLALARAPDVALACRQVWGEPETDFTVLPLKQLLGMLGAAEWRRKGLSVPGLTGLIHPHYGVYLPTRTDYVELLLSLPTLKGPRVFDIGTGTGVLSFLLLQRGASSVQATDIDSRAVACARENAERLGLRKSFQVTEGDLFPEGKADLVVCNPPWIPEPPKNRVDRAVFDEDNQFLRRFLEGLPAALTPGGEGLLILSDLAVLLGLRPQGWLQEQFARCGLTVKWSRSTAARHSKSKDTSDPLHMARSREVTTLYCLTPMAR from the coding sequence ATGCCTCGTCCCCCTCGAACCGCTCCCCCGTCCAAGGGACCGGCGCCCACCGTCGCCCCCGCCTCACCGCTCCCTCCGGGTGCCCCGTTTACGTGGCGCTCGGAGAGCGATGAGCCCTCCCCTGCCCGGCTGCACCCGGTGGACGACCGGCTCAGCGCGGACACCGCACTGAAGCGGGTCCGCCGCGGCGAGTTCCTGCTGTACTCCGGCGACTTCCACAACGCGAAGCAGCTCCTGGGCGCGCTGGGCCGTCGACTGGAGCGAGCATCCAACGCCCGCACTCCCCTGGAGGCCTTCCGCGCCGAGCGCCGGGCACGACAGTTGGAGCACGAGACGCTGTCGCGCATCGTCGTGTCCCTGGACCGCGACTACCGGCTCGCGCTCGCCAGGGCACCCGACGTCGCGCTGGCGTGTCGACAGGTCTGGGGTGAGCCCGAGACGGACTTCACCGTCCTCCCCCTCAAGCAGCTGCTCGGCATGCTCGGCGCCGCGGAGTGGCGGCGCAAGGGATTGTCGGTGCCCGGCCTCACCGGCCTCATCCATCCGCACTACGGCGTCTACCTGCCCACGCGCACCGACTACGTGGAGCTGCTGCTCTCGCTCCCCACGCTGAAGGGTCCGCGCGTGTTCGACATCGGCACGGGGACGGGCGTGCTCTCGTTCCTCCTGCTCCAGCGCGGCGCCTCGTCCGTGCAGGCGACGGACATCGACTCCCGCGCGGTGGCCTGTGCCCGGGAGAACGCGGAGCGGCTGGGGCTGCGCAAGTCCTTCCAGGTCACCGAGGGTGACCTCTTCCCCGAGGGCAAGGCCGACCTCGTGGTGTGCAACCCGCCCTGGATTCCGGAGCCCCCGAAGAACCGCGTGGACCGCGCGGTGTTCGACGAGGACAACCAGTTCCTGCGGCGCTTCCTGGAAGGACTCCCCGCCGCGCTCACCCCCGGAGGCGAGGGACTGCTCATCCTCTCGGACCTGGCGGTGCTGCTCGGCCTGCGCCCCCAGGGCTGGCTCCAGGAGCAGTTCGCCCGCTGCGGTCTGACCGTGAAGTGGAGCCGCTCGACGGCCGCCCGGCACTCCAAGTCCAAGGACACCTCGGACCCATTGCACATGGCGCGCTCACGAGAGGTCACCACGCTTTACTGCCTGACGCCCATGGCGCGGTAA